The Cloeon dipterum chromosome X, ieCloDipt1.1, whole genome shotgun sequence genome includes a window with the following:
- the trx gene encoding histone-lysine N-methyltransferase trithorax isoform X1, with protein sequence MTRYRFPGRTCKNSSSRKRVRGYWSVTDEALEAEQIYKNLVAWRALVGASDDEDEDFLGFTSQDEQQARSTAVIEAHSLEKETAATATPKTDDGRVTKPKRPASVEPCKAKIETELPKAAAAAKSEPQKKESGGGGKKWARGKHVEPASTTPTTTTTGKSSILKPSLLKFESFSSGHTLGANWTLKPSRPCVVCEGAAGGDEEGAQCDACRRFVERMSQHSGQKLMCHRGRAVCRISGVEVRARCPACWLMICLAKLPVPHKTLARLRKCLPSSLQHQVGPGNPVKKDPLRGWSDNVLNQTQMAARALMKKAAKTANNSKIKETSKKQQQQLQPVETEKPKRQKSHVKGPRIKHVCRRACVVLGQPQATFPGAPTLDIFKKYAASEAKHKEKKAAPKTMVEVPQEKAAPAAASAASPAASTLPPELLGLPAAAPTKAEPPAGWICVDFEATEATGVPVMSAVGTSNLPPALCVLCGSAGKEELLFCAMCCEPYHIFCLKTNPQLNKMWVCERCELCGSCEKPTMNHLDLARCQKCALPFHKACLAEKPAAGRPWECPACNICRSCGLAVPNMKSAGNASFCPPCYKLRLKGNFCPHCQQCYKDDDYDTKMVECAECLSWVHASCEGISDEKYQILSILPESIEFHCKNCTPEVPPLWSQAVDNEMRNGIMNVVTSLAKQQSVKLSPNKRVNLEAEQQKEKEKEKEIEKETEPQVQKAKEAKQEDKTDAEPAPPALQPKEEKKDEKKEEKKDEKKEEKKDEPKIKVKDEKELMPVEQIKREPQVEAAKMKLDFEEGNLPQLVVRLTDCVKQKAKATQTLKLKQIREAYNIKECSVHLRKCALPAESKPPPPTTTPPPMEVAVPQTPPQPDKNANYDATPSKMSTPPKAEPSTSAIAEEEEKEKKVFIELDDENAATGHSKPSETKKAEIDVKALSLVLRKASLGTYDSLAAFDAELRHEVLRQKHDSVLDTYAQLLAENFPWFKAGTVEPESKTAKTPTDKAKPPADGKGEKKSLSQLYTAAFKDNRVCALCHGCGDASGGEGGERLLHTGSAPPLDWVHANCALWSSEVYEDRAGVLHCVAPPGGALSRAPRTRCAECGERGATVGCCHGAACHNSYHWPCVLAQLKLGRPIFLDHAEMALYCAEHGQQRRMLAELDDSLDDSFDDELDFPLPRKLKVEPARSKKRYADPVCVQMTIGSLRVERLGVISSSVCHDETRDVLVPHGFVAKRLFWSTKEPWKIVEYVIVTELEVETTVDEALARDINLTVEHGAHGAPAEVMEKNLRVLRHIQQQELIDLSRDNELNGKDNADDLLLPPDLKETIFQDLNNELLEGISMQDIFTKLLADDLSKEEASDGEENPIREVVDLLLDQVEHEVRSRKRPRPFGCGADDELAAKMMRPAPRLSQLDGADDSSSDSEESSKPDDAEVNVEVETSLRGVGDSDEGPVKCKSCKRTYRTKASYDKHLPSCTEVSSESSDESSESPTTSRVSAKTAKFGTVVVKTKLVVMQSPDKNQKRKRESRAVRRAVKLAAKPSDSQPPPQHQQQHVHHQHHSMQHQVQYQQPSVSEKTNFAPQLYHHQEATPQIVLGQNAAPIYMAPPTVYYINVAPPPPPQPAKQNFLLVNGPDGQQNLVCVPSAEPEPTSSIILPQAYGNVVYTAGGGAAFVTQAPLMQNHMTFLDQQPQLVNTPNGLFLTNASSLGLGHSHAPFVLPSMGLGQHQHQHQHHELKDPFMAPSFTPDLQIKQEPSPALQLMSPTPPLLSLSQLAAPQPPPQPLSAPPPPQAYYQRPLLPPPPAVLPPLAAYRRPPLVQRPPPAQIKTATRSYVEAPPPVKAAATAVSAAATPPSKQPLLPAPAQPPPPRTALQEKQICETMVVKITASASVGTQTSRCQTPSAVSVKKEAEPDDKTGIRFKIQSADGFVTTAHNVSQAWHNIFEAVQTARKAFNLTPLPYNPFSLSGQQMTGLGQDPVKFLIEQLPGVVKCPEYTLKLHNVSKKKAKKLAATEPKLNLSGCVRTEPYKGRHPYDMFGWLASEHRKPPTMPADDFEQPIRSKSSSNLPMAMRFRQLKNNARVKVGVFRSLIHGRGLFCIRELEPTEMVIEYAGEVIRSIHTDRREKIYESKEIGCYMFRIDDDTVVDATMKGNAARFINHSCEPNCYSKVVDVLGKKHILIFALRRIVPGEELTYDYKFPFEEDKIPCTCGSRRCRKYLN encoded by the exons ATGACGAGGTACCGATTCCCCGGTCGGACATGCAAGAATTCGTCGAGTCGGAAGCGCGTGCGGGGCTACTGGTCCGTCACCGACGAGGCCCTCGAGGCCGAGCAGATCTACAAGAACCTGGTGGCCTGGCGCGCCCTGGTCGGTGCCTCGGACGACGAAGACGag GATTTTCTCGGATTCACCAGCCAGGACGAGCAGCAGGCGCGCTCCACGGCCGTCATCGAGGCCCACTCGCTCGAGAAGGAAACCGCAGCCACCGCCACCCCCAAAACAGACGATG GAAGAGTAACAAAGCCGAAGAGGCCGGCGTCGGTGGAGCCGTGCAAGGCGAAAATTGAGACTGAATTGCCGaaggcggcagcagcggcgaaGAGCGAGCCGCAGAAGAAGGAAAGTGGGGGCGGAGGGAAGAAGTGGGCCCGCGGCAAGCACGTGGAGCCGGCCTCGAcgacgccgacgacgacgacaaccGGCAAGTCGAGCATCCTGAAGCCGTCGCTTTTGAAGTTCGAGTCGTTCAGCTCGGGCCACACGCTGGGCGCCAACTGGACGCTGAAGCCGTCGCGGCCGTGCGTGGTGTGCGAGGGCGCGGCCGGCGGCGACGAGGAGGGCGCGCAGTGCGACGCGTGCCGCCGCTTCGTGGAGCGCATGAGCCAGCACTCTGGCCAGAAACTCATGTGCCACCGCGGACGCGCCGTCTGCCGCATCTCGGGCGTCGAGGTGCGCGCCCGCTGCCCCGCCTGCTGGCTCATGATCTGCCTGGCCAAGCTGCCCGTCCCGCACAAGACTCTCGCCAGGCTCAGGAAGTGCCTGCCCAGCAGCCTCCAGCACCAGGTCGGACCAGG AAATCCAGTGAAAAAGGATCCTTTGCGAGGCTGGTCGGACAACGTTCTGAACCAGACGCAGATGGCTGCGCGGGCGCTGATGAAAAAAGCGGCCAAGACGGCAAACAACAGCAAAATCAAAG AGACGTCCAAgaagcagcaacagcagctgCAGCCGGTGGAGACGGAGAAGCCGAAGCGGCAAAAGTCGCACGTGAAGGGCCCGCGGATAAAGCACGTGTGCCGGCGGGCGTGCGTGGTGCTCGGACAGCCGCAGGCCACCTTCCCGGGCGCGCCCACCCTCGACATCTTCAAGAAATACGCTGCCTCCGAGGCCAAACACAAAGAGAAAAAGGCTGCTCCCAAGACCATGGTCGAAGTGCCG CAGGAGAAGGCAGCGCCAGCGGCGGCGAGCGCAGCGTCGCCTGCCGCGTCGACGCTGCCGCCCGAGCTGCTCGGCCTGCCGGCGGCCGCGCCGACCAAGGCCGAACCGCCTGCAGGCTGGATCTGCGTCGACTTTGAAGCGACCGAGGCGACCGGCGTGCCCGTGATGAGCGCCGTCGGCACTTCCAACCTGCCGCCGGCCCTCTGCGTCCTCTGCGGAAGTGCCGGAAAGGAAGAG TTACTATTCTGCGCTATGTGCTGTGAGCCGTACCACATTTTCTGCCTGAAGACCAATCCGCAGCTGAACAAAATGTGGGTTTGCGAGCGTTGCGAGTTGTGCGGCTCGTGCGAGAAGCCGACCATGAACCACTTGGACCTGGCGCGCTGTCAAAAGTGCGCTCTGCCCTTCCACAAAGCTTGCCTCGCCGAGAAACCCGCCGCTGGGAGACCCTGG GAATGTCCGGCGTGCAACATTTGCCGAAGCTGCGGGCTGGCCGTTCCGAACATGAAATCGGCAGGGAACGCCTCGTTTTGCCCGCCGTGCTACAAACTTAGACTGAAAGGGAATTTTTGCCCTCACTGTCAGCAGTGCTACAAAGATGACGACTACGATACAAAG ATGGTGGAGTGCGCCGAGTGTTTGAGCTGGGTGCACGCGAGCTGCGAAGGCATCTCGGACGAAAAGTACCAAATCCTGAGCATCCTGCCCGAGTCGATCGAGTTCCACTGCAAGAACTGCACGCCGGAAGTGCCGCCGCTCTGGTCGCAGGCGGTCGACAACGAAATGCGCAACGGAATCATGAACGTGGTGACCAGCCTGGCCAAACAGCAGAGCGTCAAGCTGTCGCCCAACAAAAGGGTCAATCTGGAGGCCGAGCAGCagaaggaaaaggaaaaagaaaaggaaatagaAAAGGAAACGGAGCCCCAAGTGCAAAAGGCCAAAGAGGCCAAGCAAGAAGACAAGACTGACGCTGAGCCCGCGCCGCCAGCGCTCCAACCGAAGGAGGAGAAAAAGGACGAAAAGAAAGAGGAGAAAAAGGACGAAAAGAAAGAGGAGAAAAAGGACGAGCCCAAAATCAAG GTAAAGGACGAAAAGGAGCTGATGCCGGTGGAGCAGATAAAGCGGGAGCCGCAGGTGGAGGCGGCCAAGATGAAACTGGACTTTGAAGAGGGCAACTTGCCGCAGCTGGTGGTGCGTCTGACCGACTGCGTCAAGCAGAAGGCCAAGGCGACGCAGACGCTCAAGCTGAAGCAGATCCGCGAGGCGTACAACATCAAGGAGTGCTCGGTGCATTTGCGCAAGTGCGCCCTGCCCGCCGAGAgcaagccgccgccgccgacgacgacgccgCCTCCGATGGAGGTGGCGGTGCCGCAGACGCCGCCGCAGCCGGACAAAAACGCGAACTACGACGCCACGCCGAGCAAAATGAGCACGCCGCCCAAAGCCGAGCCTTCCACCTCGGCAATCGCagaggaggaggaaaaggagaaaaaggtGTTCATAGAACTGGACGACGAAAATGCCGCGACGGGCCACTCGAAGCCGTCCGAGACCAAAAAAGCAGAGATCGACGTGAAGGCGCTCTCGCTGGTGCTGCGCAAGGCCAGTCTCGGCACCTACGACAGCCTCGCCGCCTTCGACGCCGAGCTGCGCCACGAGGTGCTCAGACAGAAGCACGACTCCGTCCTCGACACCTACGCACAGCTGCTCGCAGAAAATTTCCCCTGGTTCAAAGCCGGAACCGTCGAGCCGGAGAGCAAGACGGCCAAGACGCCCACAGACAAGGCGAAACCTCCTGCCGATGG TAAGGGCGAAAAGAAGAGCCTGAGCCAGCTGTACACGGCGGCGTTCAAGGACAATCGGGTGTGCGCGCTGTGCCACGGGTGCGGCGACGCGTCGGGCGGCGAGGGCGGCGAGCGGCTTCTGCACACCGGGAGCGCGCCGCCGCTCGACTGGGTGCACGCCAACTGCGCCCTGTGGAGCTCGGAGGTGTACGAGGACCGCGCCGGGGTGCTGCACTGCGTGGCGCCGCCCGGCGGCGCCTTGTCGCGGGCGCCGCGGACGCGGTGCGCCGAGTGCGGTGAGCGCGGCGCCACGGTCGGCTGCTGCCACGGCGCCGCGTGCCACAACTCGTACCACTGGCCGTGCGTGCTGGCGCAACTCAAGCTCGGCCGGCCGATCTTCCTCGACCACGCCGAGATGGCCCTCTACTGCGCAGAACACGGACAGCAGCGCCGAATGCTCGCCGAGCTGGACGACTCGCTCGACGACTCTTTCGACGATGAGCTCGATTTTCCGCTGCCGAGGAAGCTCAAGGTGGAGCCTGCGCGAAGCAAGAAGCGCTACGCCGACCCTGTCTGCGTCCAGATGACCATCGGCTCGCTCAG AGTGGAGCGATTGGGCGTGATCAGTTCGAGCGTGTGCCACGACGAGACGCGCGACGTGCTGGTGCCGCACGGCTTCGTGGCCAAGCGGCTCTTCTGGTCGACCAAGGAGCCGTGGAAGATCGTCGAATACGTGATCGTGACAGAGCTGGAGGTGGAGACGACGGTCGACGAGGCGCTGGCCAGGGACATCAACCTCACCGTCGAGCACGGCGCCCACGGAGCACCGGCAGAGGTCATGGAGAAAAACCTCAGGGTGCTCAGGCACATCCAACAGCAGGAACTCATCGAT ctgTCGCGAGACAACGAACTGAACGGCAAGGACAACGCGGACGACCTGCTGCTGCCTCCAGACCTGAAGGAAACCATCTTCCAAGACCTGAACAACGAGCTTCTCGAAGGCATATCCATGCAAGACATTTTCACCAAACTGCTGGCAGACGACCTGAGCAAGGAAGAAGCGTCGGACGGCGAGGAAAACCCAATCCGCGAGGTGGTCGACCTGCTTTTGGACCAGGTAGAACACGAGGTTCGCTCGCGCAAGCGCCCCAGGCCCTTTGGCTGCGGCGCCGACGACGAATTGGCCGCGAAAATGATGCGGCCGGCGCCGCGGCTGTCCCAACTTGACGGCGCCGACGACAGCTCGAGCGATTCCGAAGAATCGAGCAAGCCTGACGACGCTGAGGTCAACGTTGAGGTTGAAACGTCCCTTCGCGGCGTCGGCGACTCGGACGAGGGCCCCGTCAAGTGCAAGTCCTGCAAACGCACCTACAGAACAAAG GCGAGTTACGACAAACACCTGCCGTCGTGCACGGAGGTGAGCAGCGAGTCGAGTGACGAGTCGAGCGAGAGTCCGACGACGTCTCGGGTCAGCGCCAAGACTGCCAAGTTCGGCACGGTGGTGGTCAAGACCAAGCTGGTCGTCATGCAGAGTCCGGACAAGAATCAAAAGCGGAAAAGAGAGTCGCGCGCGGTGCGGCGGGCCGTCAAGCTGGCCGCCAAGCCCTCGGACTCGcaaccgccgccgcagcaccAACAGCAGCACGTCCACCACCAGCACCATTCCATGCAGCACCAG GTGCAATACCAGCAGCCGAGCGTGTCGGAAAAGACGAATTTCGCGCCTCAGCTGTACCACCACCAGGAGGCGACGCCGCAGATCGTGCTGGGGCAGAACGCGGCGCCGATCTACATGGCGCCGCCGACCGTGTACTACATCAAcgtggcgccgccgccgcccccgcagcCGGCCAAGCAGAATTTCCTGCTGGTGAACGGGCCGGACGGCCAGCAGAATTTAGTGTGCGTGCCGAGCGCCGAGCCGGAGCCCACCAGCTCCATCATCCTGCCGCAGGCCTACGGAAACGTCGTCTACAccgccggcggcggcgccgccttCGTCACGCAGGCGCCGCTCATGCAAAACCACATGACCTTCCTCGACCAACAACCGCAACTTGTCAACACGCCCAACGGACTCTTCCTCACCAA TGCGTCGTCGTTGGGTCTGGGCCACTCGCACGCGCCGTTCGTGCTGCCGAGCATGGGTTTGGGCCAGCACCAGCACCAACACCAGCACCACGAGCTCAAGGACCCGTTCATGGCGCCGTCGTTCACGCCCGACCTGCAGATCAAGCAGGAGCCGAGTCCCGCGCTCCAGCTGATGAGCccgacgccgccgctgctctcgCTGAGCCAGCTGGCGGCGCCGCAGCCGCCTCCTCAGCCGCTCtcggcgccgccgcccccgcagGCCTACTACCAGCGGCCCCTGCTGCCGCCCCCGCCCGCCGTCCTGCCTCCGCTGGCCGCCTACCGGCGGCCGCCGCTCGTCCagcggccgccgccggcccAGATCAAGACGGCCACGCGCTCCTACGTGGAGGCGCCGCCGCCCGTCAAGGCGGCGGCCACCGCCGTCTCGGCGGCCGCCACGCCGCCCTCGAAGCAGCCCCTGCTGCCCGCGCCGGCgcagccgcctccgccgcgGACCGCCCTGCAGGAGAAGCAAATTTGCGAGACGATGGTGGTGAAGATCACGGCGAGCGCGAGCGTCGGCACGCAGACGTCGCGCTGCCAGACACCGAGCGCGGTGTCCGTGAAGAAGGAGGCTGAGCCGGACGACAAGACGGGCATCAGGTTCAAGATCCAGAGCGCCGACGGCTTCGTCACGACGGCGCACAACGTGTCGCAGGCGTGGCACAACATCTTCGAGGCGGTGCAGACGGCCCGCAAGGCCTTCAACCTCACGCCCCTCCCCTACAACCCCTTCAGCCTCTCCGGACAGCAGATGACCGGCCTCGGACAGGACCCGGTCAAGTTCCTCATCGAGCAGCTTCCTGGCGTCGTCAA GTGCCCCGAGTACACGTTGAAACTGCACAACGTGTCGAAAAAGAAGGCGAAGAAGCTGGCGGCGACCGAGCCGAAGCTGAACCTGTCAGGGTGCGTGCGCACCGAGCCCTACAAAGGCCGCCACCCGTACGACATGTTCGGCTGGCTGGCGTCCGAGCACCGAAAACCGCCGACCATGCCTGCTGACGACTTTGAGCAGCCAAT CAGGAGCAAGTCGAGCAGCAACCTTCCGATGGCAATGCGCTTCCGGCAGCTGAAGAACAACGCCAGGGTGAAAGTGGGCGTGTTCCGCTCGCTGATCCACGGCCGCGGCCTCTTCTGCATCAGGGAACTCGAGCCCACTGAGATGGTCATCGAGTACGCGGGAGAG GTCATCCGTTCGATCCACACGGATCGGAGGGAGAAAATCTACGAGTCAAAGGAAATCGGCTGTTACATGTTCAGAATCGATGACGACACGGTCGTCGACGCCACCATGAAGGGCAACGCCGCCAGGTTCATCAACCACAGTTGCGAG CCAAACTGCTACTCTAAAGTGGTGGACGTGCTGGGAAAGAAGCACATTCTGATCTTCGCGCTGCGGCGGATCGTGCCTGGCGAAGAGCTGACGTACGACTACAAGTTCCCCTTCGAGGAGGACAAGATCCCGTGCACGTGTGGTTCGAGAAGATGTAGAAAGTATCTCAACTAG